Genomic segment of Rhodocaloribacter litoris:
TCGGAGGCGAACTGTGGGTGGAGTCCCGCCCGCTCCGCGCCGGCCGCTTCCCGTATTTCATCCGGGGACGCCTCGATCACCTGGCGCAGTTCGACGACGGCACCTGGGGGCTGATCGACTTCAAGATGCTCGCACCCCATGGCGAGCACCTGGACAAATACGCCCGGCAGCTCCATGCCTATGCACGGGCGCTGGAGATGGCCGCTCCGACGGGCCTGAACCGGGCCCCCATCACCCGCATGGGGCTCTTCTGCATCGACCCCGTGCAGGTCGAAGCGCATACGGCCGGCGACCGGCTCCTGGTGCGGCTGCAGCCCGTGTGGATCGAGATCCGGCGCGATGACGCTACCTTCGACGCCTTCCTCGAAGCGGTGCTGGAGGTCATCGCACGCCCCCTCCCGCCGAAGGCCGCTCCGGACTGCCCGTGTTGTACCTATTCGAACCGGCGCCGTGCCCTGGCGCGCCGTATGTCCCACGCTCAGCACCATCAGCCATGAACGACATCCCCGCCTGGCGTCTGTTCTGGGCCAAGACGGACAAGAATAATCCGAATTCGGCATGGACCCGCCCGCTCTGGGCACACCTGCTGGATGTGGCCCACACAGCCCTTTTGCTCTGGCAGTTTTTTCTGCCACACGAGCTGAAGCAGCGCATCGCTAGAGACCTCGGGCTCTCCCCAGAAGAGGCCGGTTATGTGCTGAGCTTCTGGATCGGCCTGCACGACATCGGCAAGGCCATCCCGACGTTTCAAGCACTGCATCCTCCCTCTCGCGAAAAGCTCGAAGCGGCCGGCTTTCGGTTCGAGGGATTCAATGAACGCAAACACCACGGCCATGCCAGCATCGCGATCCTGGCCGGCTGGCTGTCACACCGGAAAGGCTCGCCCCTCTTCGAACAGGTTGCGGCCTGGGTGGGAGCCCATCACGGGAGGCTCTATGCCCGTCAGTACTGGGAAAACGACCTTTCGAACCCGGGTATCCTCGGAGACAAGAACTGGAAGGCGGCACGCCATGCTCTCCTCGATGCCCTCCACAAGGTCTGGTTCGCTCGCTATCCCGTCCAGGCATCCGTTGACCCCCCTGGCCACCTCATGCCCACCTGGCTCCCCGCCTTCGGAGGCTGGGCCACACTGGCAGACTGGCTGGGCTCCATGGCTTCCTTTTTCCCACGCGATACCGGTACGGGCCTCACGGCCTACCTGGAGAAAAGCCGCCGGGGAGCGGAACAGGCGCTTCGCAGCGCCGGCTTCGAACGACAGGCCCACTTGCACTACCCGGGCTTCGAAGCCCTTTTCCCGTTTGCCCCCAACCCCATGCAGGAAGCCCTGGTCCGGATGCCCCTTCCGGAGAAGGGAGCCCCTTCGCTGGTCCTCGTCGAGGGCCCGACGGGAGAAGGCAAAACCGAAGGCGCTTTTGCTCTGACGGCACGGCTACAAGAACATACCCGGGGCAGCGGTCTCTATACAGCCATGCCCACCCAGGCCACCAGCGACGGGCTGTTCGAACGCACGCTGGACTTTCTACAAAAGGCCCACACCGGAACGGCCAACTTTCGGCTGGTGCATGGCAATGCCGACCTGTCCCCCGATCAGGAGAATCTGATCTGCGAGGTGGAGGATCTGGATGCACTCTTCGACCAGGACGATCAGAACGGCCCTGAACGGACTGAAGGGGTGGTTCGCACGCTGACATGGTTTCTCCCGCGCAAACGCAGCCTGCTGGCCCCCTACGGCCTGGGCACCGTAGATCAGGCCTTCCTCGGTGTGCTCTACGCCCGGCACTTTTTCCTGCGCCTGTTCGCCCTCAGCGGCAAGACGGTCCTGTTCGACGAGGTGCATGCCTACGATCTGTACATGCAACACCTCTTCGTGCGGCTGCTGCGTTGGCTGCATGCCCTCGGCTGCCATGTCATTCTTCTTTCGGCCACGTTGCCGGCCCGCTTCCGGGAAGCCTGCTTCAAAGCCTGGGGTGACGCCGCGCCGGAAAATGACATCTCCCCCGCATCCGTTCCCTACCCGGCGATCTGGCAGGTACAGAACGGAAAGGCCACGCTGTACCGAGGCGGATTCCCCACGCGATGGATGCAAAAGGCGCGGCTGATCCGTTTCACGCCGGATCCGGACGAGATTGCCCGCAAGGCCGTCGCGGCCTACGAGGAAGGGGCCGTCGTGCTCGTCATCTGCAACACCGTACGACGCGCTCAGGCCATCTTCCAGGCGCTACCTGAAGAGGTACGTGCTCAGACCAAAGACGTGATGCTCCTGCATGCCCGGTACCGGTTCGGGCAGCGTAAGGCACGACAGGACAGGGTTCTCGAGCGCTTCGGCAAGGAGCGCCCGAGCGGGCGCGGCGCCATCCTCGTCGCCACCCAGCTGGCCGAGCAGTCGCTCGACCTCGACGCCGATGTGCTCTTCACCGACCTCGCTCCGAT
This window contains:
- the cas3 gene encoding CRISPR-associated helicase Cas3', which produces MNDIPAWRLFWAKTDKNNPNSAWTRPLWAHLLDVAHTALLLWQFFLPHELKQRIARDLGLSPEEAGYVLSFWIGLHDIGKAIPTFQALHPPSREKLEAAGFRFEGFNERKHHGHASIAILAGWLSHRKGSPLFEQVAAWVGAHHGRLYARQYWENDLSNPGILGDKNWKAARHALLDALHKVWFARYPVQASVDPPGHLMPTWLPAFGGWATLADWLGSMASFFPRDTGTGLTAYLEKSRRGAEQALRSAGFERQAHLHYPGFEALFPFAPNPMQEALVRMPLPEKGAPSLVLVEGPTGEGKTEGAFALTARLQEHTRGSGLYTAMPTQATSDGLFERTLDFLQKAHTGTANFRLVHGNADLSPDQENLICEVEDLDALFDQDDQNGPERTEGVVRTLTWFLPRKRSLLAPYGLGTVDQAFLGVLYARHFFLRLFALSGKTVLFDEVHAYDLYMQHLFVRLLRWLHALGCHVILLSATLPARFREACFKAWGDAAPENDISPASVPYPAIWQVQNGKATLYRGGFPTRWMQKARLIRFTPDPDEIARKAVAAYEEGAVVLVICNTVRRAQAIFQALPEEVRAQTKDVMLLHARYRFGQRKARQDRVLERFGKERPSGRGAILVATQLAEQSLDLDADVLFTDLAPIDLLLQRAGRLHRHLELRPSEERPEGYRVPMVYWLCPEADPGCLPDLSDIGIRASRYTVYAPAIAWKTWAVLKDLAEWHLPADYRTLIEAVYADDQQAPEGLSNEGQEQWEQAIQTVGKMEKEAENEAFRQLIPEPTRRGLRKLLDPDRRTLADEDNDEAHPSQRVLTRLGAESAEVVVLFTGTSGNLYLDPACTEPAPLSVPAGRKDLPVESVRALLQNGVRISYEDIAQALRERDETELPEPWRQAAAHTPALQHRHPLVLTEGKADVAGYRITEDAELGICIERVKK
- a CDS encoding PD-(D/E)XK nuclease family protein — translated: MLTFLWEECRRCFWLHAHGLARPRLPFPAVFSRYHDVLSRFFLGRCPSTLDASLPPGRFLGGELWVESRPLRAGRFPYFIRGRLDHLAQFDDGTWGLIDFKMLAPHGEHLDKYARQLHAYARALEMAAPTGLNRAPITRMGLFCIDPVQVEAHTAGDRLLVRLQPVWIEIRRDDATFDAFLEAVLEVIARPLPPKAAPDCPCCTYSNRRRALARRMSHAQHHQP